Proteins from a genomic interval of Diaminobutyricimonas aerilata:
- a CDS encoding PadR family transcriptional regulator: MSLRHCILALVDLRPMTGYDLKKAFDGSVAHFWSADQAQIYRTLARLEADGLVEVEVIPQAGKPDRREHRITAEGSSELSRWLRSPAEHEPDREPFLARIFFAGRENDPALIRALIGERRAEAQRRRDALRSLPAPDGDLAARLRTATLRNGVLHLEAELAWVDELERTL, translated from the coding sequence GTGTCACTCCGCCATTGCATCCTCGCCCTCGTCGACCTGCGCCCGATGACCGGGTACGACCTCAAGAAGGCGTTCGACGGCTCCGTCGCGCACTTCTGGTCCGCCGACCAGGCGCAGATATACCGCACGCTCGCGCGCCTGGAGGCCGACGGGCTCGTCGAGGTCGAGGTGATTCCGCAAGCAGGCAAGCCCGACCGCCGCGAGCATCGGATCACCGCGGAGGGATCCTCCGAGCTGTCGCGCTGGCTGCGCTCCCCCGCCGAACACGAGCCGGACCGCGAACCGTTCCTCGCCCGCATCTTCTTCGCCGGACGCGAGAACGACCCCGCCCTCATCCGCGCGCTCATCGGCGAGCGCCGCGCCGAGGCCCAGCGCCGACGGGATGCCCTCCGGTCGCTGCCCGCGCCCGACGGCGACCTCGCCGCCCGACTGCGCACCGCGACGCTCCGCAACGGCGTCCTGCACCTCGAGGCCGAGCTCGCCTGGGTCGACGAACTGGAGAGGACCCTCTGA
- a CDS encoding alpha/beta fold hydrolase: MHVAQYHPEARDSVLFVHGGNVAGWMWHEQAEALPDHHAIVPDLPGFGGSADEPWTDLADVADRLADLIREHGHDGRAHVVGLSLGAVLAVVLTARHPNVVRSTLVTGAIVDGVRGLTRHLGLLQLRMWGSPAYWKATARAFRLPADAVDEFVRTGLGIDRSSATRLMRQVYDGVPAVELDRLRDAAVPLLAIAGGAEPRLTRDSFPSLSARSSAVVTRIAPRMHHQWSAEDPELFHRVLAHWLRTGEPSPELAAP, from the coding sequence ATGCACGTCGCGCAGTACCACCCCGAGGCCCGCGACAGCGTGCTCTTCGTGCACGGCGGCAACGTCGCCGGATGGATGTGGCACGAACAGGCCGAAGCGCTGCCCGACCACCACGCGATCGTGCCGGACCTGCCGGGGTTCGGCGGATCGGCGGACGAGCCGTGGACCGACCTCGCCGACGTCGCCGACCGGCTCGCCGACCTCATCCGCGAACACGGCCACGACGGGCGGGCTCACGTCGTCGGGCTGTCGCTCGGGGCCGTGCTCGCCGTGGTGCTGACGGCGCGGCATCCGAATGTCGTGCGCTCGACGCTCGTCACGGGGGCGATCGTCGACGGCGTGCGTGGGCTGACGCGGCACCTCGGGCTGCTGCAGCTGCGGATGTGGGGCTCGCCCGCGTACTGGAAGGCGACGGCCCGCGCCTTCCGGCTGCCCGCCGACGCCGTGGACGAGTTCGTGCGGACCGGGCTCGGCATCGACCGCTCGAGCGCGACGCGCCTGATGCGGCAGGTGTACGACGGCGTGCCCGCGGTCGAGCTCGACCGGCTGCGCGACGCCGCGGTGCCGCTGCTCGCGATCGCCGGCGGCGCCGAACCGCGCCTCACGCGCGACTCCTTCCCGTCGTTGAGCGCGCGCTCGAGTGCGGTCGTGACGCGGATCGCGCCGCGGATGCACCACCAGTGGAGCGCGGAGGACCCGGAGCTGTTCCACCGCGTGCTCGCGCACTGGCTGCGCACGGGGGAGCCATCGCCGGAGCTCGCCGCCCCCTGA
- a CDS encoding mechanosensitive ion channel family protein: protein MPWLEFAAWVLGALIAAVAIAALVAVIVRSLAKRRGWDERHIGRVRRPFRVLLFLVGLWIAVGVAFPSRDLIVPLDTTLRLLVIGASGWLGAGIVSFAFESVLGRWRTDVADNRVARRVRTQVLILRRVVVVIIAIVTLGAMLLTFPEVRAVGTSLLASAGVASIVAGLAAQSVLANMFAGVQLAFSDAIRVDDVVVVEGEWGTIEEITLTYVVVHIWDDRRLVLPSTYFTSTPFENWTRRNSELLGSVEFDLDWRVAPSAMREELDRILARTDLWDGRVKVLQVTDAVGGFVRIRVLVTAKDAPTLFDLRCFVREELIEWMHEHAGSALPRQRVQLVEQEHRPQRRDAVSEHNGLFSGSIEAQQRASDFTTAIPLPDLDDEPESDLAERARGRGDS from the coding sequence ATGCCCTGGCTGGAGTTCGCCGCGTGGGTGCTCGGCGCCCTCATCGCCGCCGTCGCGATCGCCGCACTCGTCGCCGTGATCGTCCGCTCGCTCGCGAAACGCCGCGGCTGGGACGAGCGGCACATCGGGCGCGTGCGGCGACCGTTCCGCGTGCTGCTGTTCCTCGTCGGCCTGTGGATCGCGGTCGGCGTCGCGTTCCCGAGCCGCGACCTGATCGTGCCGCTCGACACCACCCTGCGGCTGCTCGTCATCGGCGCATCCGGGTGGCTGGGCGCCGGCATCGTGAGCTTCGCGTTCGAGAGCGTGCTCGGACGCTGGCGCACGGATGTGGCCGACAACCGGGTCGCGCGCCGTGTGCGCACGCAAGTGCTCATCCTGCGCCGCGTCGTCGTGGTGATCATCGCGATCGTCACGCTCGGCGCCATGCTGCTCACCTTCCCGGAGGTGCGCGCGGTCGGAACGAGCCTGCTCGCCTCCGCCGGCGTCGCGAGCATCGTCGCCGGTCTGGCCGCCCAGTCGGTGCTCGCCAACATGTTCGCCGGTGTGCAGCTCGCGTTCTCGGACGCCATCCGCGTCGACGACGTCGTGGTCGTCGAGGGGGAATGGGGCACGATCGAGGAGATCACGCTCACCTATGTCGTCGTACACATCTGGGACGATCGGCGGCTCGTGCTGCCCTCCACCTATTTCACGAGCACTCCGTTCGAGAACTGGACCCGCCGCAACAGCGAACTGCTCGGCTCCGTCGAGTTCGACCTCGACTGGCGCGTCGCGCCGTCGGCGATGCGCGAGGAGCTCGACCGCATCCTCGCCCGCACCGACCTGTGGGACGGCCGCGTCAAGGTGCTGCAGGTGACGGATGCGGTCGGCGGCTTCGTGCGCATCCGAGTGCTCGTCACGGCGAAGGATGCGCCGACCCTGTTCGACCTGCGCTGTTTCGTGCGCGAGGAGCTCATCGAGTGGATGCACGAGCACGCCGGGTCCGCGCTGCCGAGGCAGCGCGTGCAGCTCGTCGAGCAGGAGCACCGTCCGCAGCGGCGCGACGCCGTGAGCGAGCACAACGGCCTGTTCTCCGGCAGCATCGAGGCGCAGCAGCGCGCGTCGGACTTCACCACGGCCATCCCCCTGCCCGACCTCGACGACGAGCCCGAGTCGGACCTCGCCGAACGCGCCCGGGGTCGCGGCGACAGCTGA
- a CDS encoding DUF1801 domain-containing protein, with amino-acid sequence MNGSDAPGEVDAYIDALPERRREDARVLRRLMERATGHPATLWGTMIGFGHVHYRYESGREGDTFAVGFAPRASAITVYNIHNAYDEGSGAALADLGPHTTGKSCIYLKRLDGIDLDVLERLVREAAAKAG; translated from the coding sequence ATGAACGGCTCCGATGCCCCGGGCGAGGTGGACGCCTACATCGACGCGCTGCCCGAACGGCGTCGGGAGGATGCGCGGGTGCTCCGCCGGCTGATGGAGCGCGCGACCGGGCATCCGGCGACGCTCTGGGGCACGATGATCGGGTTCGGCCACGTGCACTACCGCTACGAGAGCGGCCGTGAGGGCGACACCTTCGCCGTCGGCTTCGCCCCGCGCGCCTCCGCGATCACCGTCTACAACATCCACAACGCCTACGACGAGGGATCGGGTGCGGCGCTCGCCGACCTCGGACCGCATACGACCGGCAAGAGCTGCATCTACCTGAAGCGCCTCGATGGCATCGACCTCGACGTGCTCGAGCGGCTGGTGCGCGAGGCCGCCGCGAAGGCCGGCTGA
- the purL gene encoding phosphoribosylformylglycinamidine synthase subunit PurL, with protein MSTPSIAPVDSVDVAASTPEKEQPYAALGLKPDEYQRIRDILGRRPTSGELAMYSVMWSEHCSYKSSKVWLRQFGQKVSPAMKKNLMVGMGENAGVIDVGEGWAVTFKIESHNHPSYIEPFQGAATGVGGIVRDIISMGARPVAVMDALRFGAADHPDTARVLPGVVSGISFYGNCLGLPNIGGETWFDPVYQANPLVNALAVGVLRHDQLHLANARGVGNKVVLFGARTGGDGIGGASILASDTFSEGGPTKRPAVQVGDPFAEKVLIECCLELFANELVEGIQDLGAAGISCATSELASNGDGGMHIELDKVLLRDPSLTAEEILMSESQERMMAVVHPDKLDAFLEVVKKWDVETSVLGEVTDTGRLVIEWRGERIVDVDPRTVAVDGPVYERPIVYPKWLDEVQADSASKLPRPTDADELRGQLLQLLGSANQADKSWITNQYDKYVLGNTALSYPDDGGMVRVDEESGLGFAVATDANGRYCYLDPYRGAQLALAEAYRNVSVTGATPVGVSDCLNFGSPENPEVMWQFSQAVEGLADGCLELEIPVTGGNVSFYNQTGDVPIHPTPVVAVLGVIDDVARRIPSGWQDDGHNIYLLGTTLEELDGSAWAGVVHGHLGGVPPVVDLPREKALGELIAAASSESLIGSAHDLADGGLAQALVESVLRFGLGARVWLREIEERDGVDAATALFSESTGRVIVSVPREDDVRFLGLCEGRGFPVMRIGVTDSTVGLDVQGLFSVSLDELRETHRGVLPAHFGPVVGG; from the coding sequence GTGAGCACCCCCTCCATCGCCCCCGTCGATTCGGTCGACGTCGCCGCCTCCACGCCCGAGAAGGAGCAGCCGTACGCGGCACTCGGTCTCAAGCCGGACGAGTACCAGCGCATCCGCGACATCCTCGGCCGCCGCCCCACGAGCGGTGAGCTCGCCATGTACTCGGTGATGTGGAGCGAACACTGCTCCTACAAGAGCTCGAAGGTCTGGCTGCGCCAGTTCGGCCAGAAGGTCAGCCCCGCCATGAAGAAGAACCTCATGGTCGGCATGGGCGAGAACGCGGGCGTCATCGACGTCGGCGAGGGCTGGGCCGTCACCTTCAAGATCGAGAGCCACAACCACCCGTCGTACATCGAGCCGTTCCAGGGTGCTGCGACCGGCGTCGGCGGCATCGTGCGCGACATCATCTCGATGGGCGCCCGCCCGGTCGCGGTGATGGATGCGCTGCGTTTCGGTGCGGCGGATCACCCCGACACCGCCCGCGTGCTCCCCGGTGTGGTGAGCGGCATCAGCTTCTACGGCAACTGCCTCGGCCTCCCGAACATCGGCGGCGAGACCTGGTTCGACCCGGTGTACCAGGCCAACCCGCTCGTCAACGCGCTCGCGGTCGGCGTGCTGCGGCACGACCAGCTGCACCTCGCGAACGCCCGCGGCGTGGGCAACAAGGTCGTGCTCTTCGGCGCCCGCACGGGCGGCGACGGCATCGGCGGCGCGTCCATCCTCGCCTCCGACACGTTCTCCGAAGGGGGACCGACCAAGCGCCCCGCCGTGCAGGTGGGCGACCCGTTCGCCGAGAAGGTGCTCATCGAGTGCTGCCTCGAGCTGTTCGCGAACGAGCTCGTGGAGGGCATCCAGGATCTCGGCGCAGCCGGCATCTCGTGCGCCACCTCCGAACTCGCGAGCAACGGCGACGGCGGCATGCACATCGAGCTCGACAAGGTGCTGCTGCGCGATCCGTCGCTCACCGCCGAGGAGATCCTCATGTCGGAGAGCCAGGAGCGCATGATGGCGGTCGTGCACCCCGACAAGCTCGACGCCTTCCTCGAGGTCGTGAAGAAGTGGGACGTCGAGACGAGCGTGCTCGGCGAGGTCACCGACACCGGCCGCCTCGTGATCGAGTGGCGCGGCGAGCGCATCGTCGACGTCGACCCGCGCACCGTCGCCGTCGACGGACCGGTCTACGAGCGCCCCATCGTCTACCCGAAGTGGCTCGACGAGGTGCAGGCCGACTCCGCCTCGAAGCTGCCGCGCCCGACGGATGCGGATGAGCTGCGCGGCCAGCTGCTGCAGCTACTCGGCAGCGCGAACCAGGCCGACAAGAGCTGGATCACCAACCAGTACGACAAGTACGTGCTCGGCAACACCGCGCTGAGCTACCCCGACGACGGCGGCATGGTGCGCGTCGACGAGGAGTCGGGTCTCGGTTTCGCCGTGGCGACGGATGCGAACGGCCGCTACTGCTACCTCGACCCGTACCGCGGTGCTCAGCTCGCGCTCGCCGAGGCGTACCGCAACGTGTCGGTCACCGGCGCGACCCCGGTCGGTGTCTCGGACTGCCTCAACTTCGGCAGCCCGGAGAACCCCGAGGTGATGTGGCAGTTCTCGCAAGCGGTCGAGGGGCTCGCCGACGGCTGCCTCGAGCTCGAGATCCCCGTCACCGGCGGCAACGTGTCGTTCTACAACCAGACCGGCGACGTGCCCATCCACCCGACCCCGGTCGTCGCGGTGCTCGGCGTGATCGACGACGTCGCCCGCCGCATCCCCTCCGGCTGGCAGGACGACGGACACAACATCTACCTGCTCGGCACGACCCTCGAGGAGCTCGACGGCTCCGCGTGGGCGGGAGTCGTGCACGGTCACCTCGGCGGCGTGCCGCCCGTGGTCGACCTGCCCCGCGAGAAGGCGCTCGGCGAGCTCATCGCGGCCGCCTCATCCGAGTCGCTCATCGGATCCGCGCACGACCTCGCCGACGGCGGTCTCGCCCAGGCGCTCGTCGAGAGCGTGCTGCGGTTCGGTCTCGGCGCCCGCGTCTGGCTGCGCGAGATCGAGGAGCGGGACGGCGTCGACGCGGCGACCGCGCTGTTCAGCGAGTCGACCGGCCGTGTGATCGTGTCGGTGCCGCGCGAGGACGACGTGCGGTTCCTCGGTCTGTGCGAAGGCCGCGGCTTCCCCGTGATGCGCATCGGCGTGACCGACTCGACCGTCGGCCTCGACGTGCAGGGCCTGTTCTCCGTGTCGCTCGACGAGCTGCGCGAGACGCACCGCGGGGTGCTGCCGGCGCACTTCGGTCCGGTCGTCGGCGGCTAG
- a CDS encoding pyridoxamine 5-phosphate oxidase, whose product MAGWTRVETEAPELARRVRELFEAGRDKTIASLRADGSPRISGIEMEFLDGDVQFGMLRDSLKLRDVRRDPRVAIHSPTLVRRGAESEWRGDAKLAGNAVEFVGREDPEHPGAGQFRLDVREVVLTRVDEDAEVLVIESWHEGRGLQRRERA is encoded by the coding sequence ATGGCCGGATGGACGCGAGTGGAGACGGAAGCGCCCGAGCTGGCGCGGCGGGTGCGTGAGCTGTTCGAAGCGGGGCGGGACAAGACCATCGCGTCCCTGCGAGCCGACGGCTCCCCGCGCATCAGCGGCATCGAGATGGAGTTCCTCGACGGCGATGTGCAGTTCGGCATGCTCCGCGACTCGCTGAAGCTGCGGGACGTCCGACGGGACCCACGCGTGGCGATCCACTCGCCGACGCTCGTGCGGCGAGGGGCGGAGAGCGAGTGGCGCGGAGACGCGAAGCTCGCCGGGAACGCCGTCGAGTTCGTCGGCCGGGAGGATCCGGAGCATCCTGGAGCGGGACAGTTCCGGCTCGACGTGCGTGAGGTCGTGCTCACCCGCGTCGACGAGGACGCCGAAGTGCTCGTCATCGAGTCGTGGCACGAGGGGCGCGGGCTGCAGCGACGGGAACGGGCCTGA
- a CDS encoding NAD(P)-dependent alcohol dehydrogenase, with amino-acid sequence MRAIVQERYGSPERLRLAEADDPAPSPHEVLVRVRAASVNAYDWHVMRGDPYIARLMAPGVFGPRGPRRRIRGRDLAGVVEAVGDAVTTLKVGDAVFGDIGLVDGAFAELARVPQDRLARMPAELGFEEAAAAPLAGTTAYRALVELAEVQPGQRILVNGASGGVGTFAVQIAVALGAEVTAVCSTRNAELVAALGADRVVDYRREDFTESTARYDTVLDLVGNRALDELAGVAADDGALLLSGGGTSNGPTVFGPMRRLIAAQLRARSLPQRVVVMTGDPPVTESLAGLAGLVERGAVRPIIDRSYPLEQVPDAIRYVETEHARAKVVITV; translated from the coding sequence ATGCGCGCGATCGTCCAAGAACGGTACGGATCCCCCGAACGGCTGCGGCTCGCGGAGGCGGACGACCCCGCCCCCTCACCGCACGAGGTGCTCGTGCGCGTGCGGGCCGCTTCGGTGAACGCCTACGACTGGCACGTCATGCGCGGCGATCCCTACATCGCGCGGCTCATGGCGCCCGGGGTTTTCGGTCCGCGCGGCCCGAGGCGGCGCATCCGCGGGCGGGACCTCGCCGGCGTCGTCGAGGCGGTCGGCGACGCCGTGACCACCCTGAAGGTGGGGGATGCGGTGTTCGGCGACATCGGACTGGTCGACGGGGCCTTCGCCGAACTCGCGCGGGTGCCGCAGGACCGGCTCGCACGGATGCCCGCGGAGCTCGGATTCGAGGAGGCCGCCGCGGCGCCCCTCGCGGGCACAACCGCCTACCGTGCACTCGTGGAGCTCGCCGAGGTGCAGCCCGGCCAGCGCATACTCGTCAACGGGGCCTCCGGCGGAGTCGGCACCTTCGCGGTGCAGATCGCCGTCGCGCTCGGCGCGGAGGTCACGGCCGTGTGCAGCACCCGGAACGCGGAACTCGTGGCCGCGCTCGGCGCGGACCGCGTCGTCGACTACCGCCGCGAGGACTTCACCGAGTCGACCGCACGCTACGACACCGTGCTCGACCTCGTCGGCAACCGGGCGCTCGACGAGCTGGCGGGTGTCGCCGCCGACGACGGCGCACTGCTGCTCTCCGGTGGCGGCACCTCGAACGGGCCCACGGTGTTCGGTCCGATGCGCCGACTGATCGCGGCGCAACTGCGCGCCCGGTCCCTCCCGCAACGGGTCGTCGTGATGACCGGCGACCCGCCCGTGACCGAGAGTCTCGCGGGGCTCGCCGGACTTGTCGAGCGGGGTGCCGTGCGTCCGATCATCGACCGCTCGTACCCGCTCGAGCAGGTGCCCGACGCGATCCGCTACGTCGAGACGGAACACGCCCGCGCGAAGGTCGTCATCACCGTGTGA